From Pongo pygmaeus isolate AG05252 chromosome 22, NHGRI_mPonPyg2-v2.0_pri, whole genome shotgun sequence, one genomic window encodes:
- the LOC134738951 gene encoding uncharacterized protein LOC134738951 isoform X2, translating into MGLISTTCPTPQRASSLRSHRPRPVPFTPPFLFSPPPSSHAHSSPSSLLSSSFLSRSLLSPSLLSRSLLFLFPSLPLPPLTLTPVPLSPLTLTPLPLPPLMLTPVSLPLLSCPLLSPSRLSRSLLSPFPPLPLPPLPLFPSLPLPYLTLTPLPLLPLSCPLLSPFPPLHLPPLTLAPLPLSSSPPPSSPLSSFSSPAPYSPLHPLPPLSHSLLSPSLLSPSLLSPPPSSLPLPPLSPSLLSPPPSSLPLPPLSPSLLSPPASSLLKLPRCLWHMSTSQPPSRPFLQEILLLWGSTPPPPSPVSFQDPRKHRAKKPLPWGFSQRAGLQGLAGKGPAAPPVCGGRTWPRGDEEGA; encoded by the exons ATGGGGCTGATTTCCACAACCTGCCCCACCCCACAGCGGGCGAGCTCCCTCCGCTCCCACCGCCCGCGTCCTGTCCCCTTCACTcccccttttctcttctctccccctccctcctctcatgctcactcctctccctcttccctcctctcctcctccttcctctcacgctcactcctctccccctccctcctctcacgctcactcctcttcctcttcccttctctccccctccctcctctcacACTCACTCCTGtccccctctctcctctcacgctcactcctctccccctccctcctctcatGCTCACTCCcgtctccctccctcttctctcctgtcccctcctctccccctcccgcCTCTCACGCTCactcctttcccccttccctcctctccccctccctcctctcccccttttcccctctctccccctcccttatCTCACACTCACTCCTCtcccccttcttcctctctcctgtcccctcctctcccccttccctcctctccacctccctcctctcacactcgctcccctccccctttcctcatctccccctccctcttctcccctgtCCTCATTCTCCTCTCCAGCTCCCTACTCTCCCCttcaccctctccctcctctctcccattccctcctctccccctccctcctctccccctccctcctctctccccctccctcctctctccccctccctcctctctccccctccctcctctctccccctccctcctctctccccctccctcctctctccccctccctcctctctccccctgcCTCCTCTCTCCTGAAGTTACCCAGGTGTCTCTGGCACATGTCCACCTCCCAGCCCCCATCCAGGCCATTCCTGCAGGAGATCCTTCTCCTATGGGGCTCCACCCCCCCTCCCCCGAGCCCAGTCAGCTTTCAGGATCCTAGGAAGCACAGAGCCAAGAAACCGCTGCCCTGGGGCTTCTCCCAGAGAGCTGGACTGCAGGGTCTGGCTGGGAAGGGCCCTGCAGCCCCGCCTGTGTGTGGGGGGAG GACCTGGCCAAGAGGGGATGAAGAGGGAGCATGA
- the LOC134738951 gene encoding uncharacterized protein LOC134738951 isoform X1, producing the protein MGLISTTCPTPQRASSLRSHRPRPVPFTPPFLFSPPPSSHAHSSPSSLLSSSFLSRSLLSPSLLSRSLLFLFPSLPLPPLTLTPVPLSPLTLTPLPLPPLMLTPVSLPLLSCPLLSPSRLSRSLLSPFPPLPLPPLPLFPSLPLPYLTLTPLPLLPLSCPLLSPFPPLHLPPLTLAPLPLSSSPPPSSPLSSFSSPAPYSPLHPLPPLSHSLLSPSLLSPSLLSPPPSSLPLPPLSPSLLSPPPSSLPLPPLSPSLLSPPASSLLKLPRCLWHMSTSQPPSRPFLQEILLLWGSTPPPPSPVSFQDPRKHRAKKPLPWGFSQRAGLQGLAGKGPAAPPVCGGSRTWPRGDEEGA; encoded by the exons ATGGGGCTGATTTCCACAACCTGCCCCACCCCACAGCGGGCGAGCTCCCTCCGCTCCCACCGCCCGCGTCCTGTCCCCTTCACTcccccttttctcttctctccccctccctcctctcatgctcactcctctccctcttccctcctctcctcctccttcctctcacgctcactcctctccccctccctcctctcacgctcactcctcttcctcttcccttctctccccctccctcctctcacACTCACTCCTGtccccctctctcctctcacgctcactcctctccccctccctcctctcatGCTCACTCCcgtctccctccctcttctctcctgtcccctcctctccccctcccgcCTCTCACGCTCactcctttcccccttccctcctctccccctccctcctctcccccttttcccctctctccccctcccttatCTCACACTCACTCCTCtcccccttcttcctctctcctgtcccctcctctcccccttccctcctctccacctccctcctctcacactcgctcccctccccctttcctcatctccccctccctcttctcccctgtCCTCATTCTCCTCTCCAGCTCCCTACTCTCCCCttcaccctctccctcctctctcccattccctcctctccccctccctcctctccccctccctcctctctccccctccctcctctctccccctccctcctctctccccctccctcctctctccccctccctcctctctccccctccctcctctctccccctccctcctctctccccctgcCTCCTCTCTCCTGAAGTTACCCAGGTGTCTCTGGCACATGTCCACCTCCCAGCCCCCATCCAGGCCATTCCTGCAGGAGATCCTTCTCCTATGGGGCTCCACCCCCCCTCCCCCGAGCCCAGTCAGCTTTCAGGATCCTAGGAAGCACAGAGCCAAGAAACCGCTGCCCTGGGGCTTCTCCCAGAGAGCTGGACTGCAGGGTCTGGCTGGGAAGGGCCCTGCAGCCCCGCCTGTGTGTGGGGGGAG CAGGACCTGGCCAAGAGGGGATGAAGAGGGAGCATGA
- the LOC134738951 gene encoding uncharacterized protein LOC134738951 isoform X3, with product MGLISTTCPTPQRASSLRSHRPRPVPFTPPFLFSPPPSSHAHSSPSSLLSSSFLSRSLLSPSLLSRSLLFLFPSLPLPPLTLTPVPLSPLTLTPLPLPPLMLTPVSLPLLSCPLLSPSRLSRSLLSPFPPLPLPPLPLFPSLPLPYLTLTPLPLLPLSCPLLSPFPPLHLPPLTLAPLPLSSSPPPSSPLSSFSSPAPYSPLHPLPPLSHSLLSPSLLSPSLLSPPPSSLPLPPLSPSLLSPPPSSLPLPPLSPSLLSPPASSLLKLPRCLWHMSTSQPPSRPFLQEILLLWGSTPPPPSPVSFQDPRKHRAKKPLPWGFSQRAGLQGLAGKGPAAPPVCGGR from the exons ATGGGGCTGATTTCCACAACCTGCCCCACCCCACAGCGGGCGAGCTCCCTCCGCTCCCACCGCCCGCGTCCTGTCCCCTTCACTcccccttttctcttctctccccctccctcctctcatgctcactcctctccctcttccctcctctcctcctccttcctctcacgctcactcctctccccctccctcctctcacgctcactcctcttcctcttcccttctctccccctccctcctctcacACTCACTCCTGtccccctctctcctctcacgctcactcctctccccctccctcctctcatGCTCACTCCcgtctccctccctcttctctcctgtcccctcctctccccctcccgcCTCTCACGCTCactcctttcccccttccctcctctccccctccctcctctcccccttttcccctctctccccctcccttatCTCACACTCACTCCTCtcccccttcttcctctctcctgtcccctcctctcccccttccctcctctccacctccctcctctcacactcgctcccctccccctttcctcatctccccctccctcttctcccctgtCCTCATTCTCCTCTCCAGCTCCCTACTCTCCCCttcaccctctccctcctctctcccattccctcctctccccctccctcctctccccctccctcctctctccccctccctcctctctccccctccctcctctctccccctccctcctctctccccctccctcctctctccccctccctcctctctccccctccctcctctctccccctgcCTCCTCTCTCCTGAAGTTACCCAGGTGTCTCTGGCACATGTCCACCTCCCAGCCCCCATCCAGGCCATTCCTGCAGGAGATCCTTCTCCTATGGGGCTCCACCCCCCCTCCCCCGAGCCCAGTCAGCTTTCAGGATCCTAGGAAGCACAGAGCCAAGAAACCGCTGCCCTGGGGCTTCTCCCAGAGAGCTGGACTGCAGGGTCTGGCTGGGAAGGGCCCTGCAGCCCCGCCTGTGTGTGGGGGGAG GTGA
- the LOC134738955 gene encoding protein SPT2 homolog, with protein MKLHDPATPRYEFTPKKTSNDRKTYPDAFGVTCLGRELAVAQEPQTTEVTLLNARVSASHGSHRQSGHSLDNSRKRSFWELVSRPELRQLVGDRAGTSPSSDCPSFPGTSSLGYTGQDASSFSEPRSHDGGTEEGGSGPGPGASHTGTPGLSCVTRAALALRSLGDPTRGPPLLPTDISGSPSRGQRRRNRVSQPGSAAPEQGLPAGVSGAGTGSPSRGSAAPEQGLPAGVSGAGTGSPSRGSAAPEVILVSGNALAARDPSGWVLGARCGLSAVTSREASSLGSSPAPAGSPIPLKSEEKALGTQPDSPTAQTALKKYSCQMFRGRGQHELQAMLPETCVFLSRSQSVADPFLDRQRRPLSPEACSLPTRPAGGRVPHACQEPRLRPRRLPCATGSCGNGRLPAGLFSAFCLPVGDWGGPWSTRPQRSPGGRPVGRA; from the exons ATGAAACTCcatgacccagcaactccacGTTATGAATTCACACCGAAGAAAACCTCCAACGATAGGAAGACTT ATCCTGATGCTTTTGGGGTCACGTGTTTGGGGAGGGAACTGGCGGTAGCCCAGGAGCCCCAGACCACGGAGGTCACCCTGCTGAACGCGAGGGTCTCTGCCTCCCACGG CTCCCACCGACAGAGCGGGCATTCTCTTGACAACTCGCGAAAACGGAGCTTCTGGGAGCTTGTGTCCCGACCCGAGCTCAGGCAACTAgtgggtgacagagctgggacCTCGCCCAGTTCTGACTGCCCCAGCTTTCCTGGCACATCCAGCCTGGGGTATACCGGGCAGGATGCCAGCAGTTTCTCTGAGCCACG AAGCCATGATGGGGGCACAGAGGAGGGAGGTTCGGGCCCCGGCCCGGGGGCGTCTCACACAGGGACCCCAGGTCTGAGCTGTGTCACTCGTGCAGCCCTGGCCCTCCGCAGCCTCGGTGACCCCACCCGAGGGCCCCCACTGCTGCCCACAGACATCTCAGGGTCTCCCAGCCGGGGTCAGCGGCGCCGGAACAGGGTCTCCCAGCCGGGGTCAGCGGCGCCGGAACAGGGTCTCCCAGCCGGGGTCAGCGGCGCCGGAACAGGGTCTCCCAGCCGGGGGTCAGCGGCGCCGGAACAGGGTCTCCCAGCCGGGGTCAGCGGCGCCGGAACAGGGTCTCCCAGCCGGGGGTCAGCGGCGCCGGAAGTGATTCTCGTCAGCGGGAATGCGCTGGCTGCCCGGGACCCTTCAGGGTGGGTTCTGGGGGCCAGGTGCGGCCTCAGCGCCGTCACTTCCCGGGAAGCCTCCTCCCTGGGGTCCTCGCCGGCTCCTGCTGGCTCCCCCATTCCGCTGAAATCTGAGGAAAAGGCTCTGGGAACGCAGCCAGACTCCCCCACAGCTCAGACGGCTTTAAAGAAATATTCCTGCCAGATGTTCAGAGGCAGAGGCCAGCATGAG TTACAGGCAATGCTGCCAGAAACGTGTGTTTTCCTATCTAGGAGTCAGTCTGTCGCAGACCCATTCCTGGATCGCCAACGTCGCCCACTCTCCCCAGAAGCCTGCTCCCTCCCGACCCGACCGGCGGGAGGCCGCGTCCCCCACGCTTGCCAGGAGCCCCGCCTGCGGCCAAGGCGTCTTCCCTGCGCCACGGGCTCCTGCGGCAACGGCCGCCTCCCGGCTGGCCTCTTTTCTGCCTTCTGCCTTCCCGTTGGCGACTGGGGAGGCCCGTGGTCAACGAGGCCCCAGCGATCACCTGGGGGACGTCCTGTAGGGAGAGCCTGA